From Weissella diestrammenae, a single genomic window includes:
- the rpoZ gene encoding DNA-directed RNA polymerase subunit omega has translation MILYPSVDKLLEKVNSRYKLIALGAKRAHELEKGSLPTLAKFDSVKPIGQAFEEIEAGNVIVDPNEREFD, from the coding sequence ATGATTTTATATCCATCTGTAGACAAACTACTCGAAAAAGTAAACTCACGGTATAAGTTGATCGCATTAGGTGCAAAGCGCGCCCATGAATTGGAAAAGGGTAGCTTACCAACGTTAGCTAAGTTTGACTCAGTCAAGCCAATCGGACAAGCATTTGAAGAAATCGAAGCTGGTAATGTCATTGTTGATCCAAATGAACGTGAATTTGATTAA
- a CDS encoding TlyA family RNA methyltransferase produces MAGIEKERVDVLAVQQGLFTSREQAKRAVMAGEILGENEQRMDKAGEKIAVTTELHLKGAPMPYVSRGGFKLEKMLTVFEIDVSDKTVLDIGSSTGGFTDVALQNGAKKVYALDVGTNQLVWKLRSDERVIVMENTNFRYAKQADFKDGQPEVATIDVSFISLRLILEPLSNILVEGGSVATLIKPQFEAGREAVGKHGIVKDAATHLAVINQVADFAQLAGFSIVGLDFSPIKGGSGNIEFIAHLVLDGGMKTIDARTREQVVEAAHMQLNAHQGEENGKK; encoded by the coding sequence ATGGCAGGAATTGAAAAAGAGCGAGTGGATGTTTTGGCAGTGCAACAGGGCTTGTTTACTTCGCGAGAGCAGGCAAAGCGAGCAGTTATGGCAGGTGAAATATTAGGTGAAAATGAGCAGAGAATGGATAAAGCCGGCGAAAAAATTGCTGTGACAACCGAACTCCATTTGAAAGGTGCCCCAATGCCATATGTCTCACGTGGTGGGTTTAAGTTAGAAAAAATGTTGACTGTTTTTGAGATCGACGTTTCAGATAAAACGGTATTAGATATTGGTTCGTCAACAGGTGGGTTTACTGACGTAGCCTTACAAAATGGGGCTAAGAAAGTTTATGCGCTGGACGTCGGAACAAATCAATTAGTGTGGAAGTTACGTTCAGATGAACGTGTGATTGTTATGGAAAACACTAATTTTCGCTATGCAAAACAGGCAGATTTTAAAGATGGTCAACCGGAAGTGGCCACAATTGATGTCTCATTTATTTCATTACGTTTGATTTTAGAGCCATTATCAAACATTTTAGTTGAAGGTGGTTCGGTGGCAACGTTGATCAAACCACAATTTGAAGCAGGCCGTGAAGCGGTTGGCAAACATGGTATTGTTAAGGATGCAGCAACACACTTAGCAGTGATTAATCAGGTTGCTGACTTCGCACAGTTAGCAGGATTTAGTATTGTTGGATTGGATTTTTCGCCAATTAAAGGTGGTTCAGGAAATATCGAATTTATTGCGCATTTGGTATTAGATGGGGGCATGAAAACCATTGATGCTAGAACTAGGGAACAAGTTGTTGAGGCAGCACATATGCAGTTAAATGCACATCAAGGGGAAGAAAATGGCAAGAAATAA
- the gmk gene encoding guanylate kinase translates to MKRGVLIVLSGPSGVGKGTVRKALFEEPDIDFTYSISMTTRSPRSGEIDGEDYFFVSREIFEQNIQDDNMLEYAEYVGNYYGTPKSFIDQTLASGHDVFLEIDVQGALQVKEKMPEGAYIFLTPPDLEALKARLVGRGTDAPDVIERRVGAATSEIRMMANYDYAVVNDEVALAVRRIKDIVKVERLRVNRVLPEYIEMIEELEK, encoded by the coding sequence ATGAAACGTGGTGTTTTAATTGTGCTGTCCGGCCCTTCTGGGGTAGGGAAAGGGACTGTGCGCAAAGCGTTATTTGAAGAACCAGACATTGATTTTACGTATTCAATATCAATGACAACACGTTCGCCACGTAGCGGGGAAATTGATGGAGAAGATTATTTTTTTGTGAGTCGAGAAATATTTGAGCAAAATATTCAAGATGATAATATGCTTGAATATGCCGAATATGTTGGTAATTATTATGGCACACCAAAAAGTTTTATTGATCAAACTTTGGCATCAGGCCATGATGTTTTTTTAGAAATCGATGTGCAAGGTGCGTTACAAGTTAAGGAAAAGATGCCTGAAGGGGCATATATTTTCTTAACACCGCCTGATCTTGAGGCGTTAAAGGCACGTTTGGTCGGCCGTGGGACCGATGCACCAGACGTGATTGAACGACGGGTTGGTGCTGCAACATCTGAAATCAGAATGATGGCGAATTATGATTATGCCGTTGTTAATGACGAAGTGGCATTAGCCGTCCGACGAATTAAAGATATCGTTAAAGTTGAACGGTTGCGCGTTAATCGCGTATTACCTGAATATATTGAAATGATAGAGGAGTTAGAAAAATGA
- a CDS encoding polyprenyl synthetase family protein, whose protein sequence is MDFKNFSNKYHPLIEMTLEHELLKDVVAGDLQRAMSYAVLAGGKRLRPLLTLAVSQTFGVAPEKIVKAASAVELMHTYSLIHDDLPAMDDDQTRRGQPTTHIAFGEAIAILAGDALQPLAFQWLIDPNLRPDQQADLVMSLAKASGGQGMVAGQIADMAATNGDTLLLADLEQLHLKKTGALLAYSMVAGGVMADVSSRTQEQLVHFGQAFGLAFQIKDDLQDGYQDDDENKQSYLQLLGAAGAKKYLTKHVQLAKAALADLTDETGIDVSLLMSSLAYFDDMVEK, encoded by the coding sequence GTGGATTTTAAAAATTTTTCAAATAAGTATCACCCTTTGATTGAAATGACCTTAGAGCATGAGTTATTGAAAGATGTTGTGGCTGGCGATTTACAACGAGCAATGAGCTATGCAGTATTAGCAGGTGGCAAACGCTTACGCCCATTGTTAACATTGGCTGTTAGCCAGACATTTGGCGTGGCACCGGAAAAGATAGTCAAAGCGGCAAGTGCGGTTGAGTTAATGCATACCTACAGCTTGATTCATGATGATTTACCTGCAATGGACGATGATCAGACAAGACGTGGGCAACCGACAACACACATTGCATTTGGTGAGGCGATTGCTATTTTGGCTGGTGATGCTTTACAACCATTGGCATTTCAGTGGTTAATTGATCCTAATTTGCGACCAGATCAGCAGGCGGATTTAGTCATGAGCTTGGCAAAAGCCTCTGGCGGTCAAGGTATGGTTGCTGGTCAAATAGCGGATATGGCGGCAACCAATGGTGACACATTATTATTAGCTGATTTGGAGCAGTTACATCTTAAAAAGACGGGAGCGCTTTTAGCTTATTCGATGGTTGCGGGAGGCGTCATGGCTGATGTATCAAGTCGTACGCAAGAACAATTGGTTCATTTTGGACAAGCATTTGGGTTAGCTTTTCAAATTAAAGATGATTTACAAGATGGCTACCAGGATGACGATGAGAATAAGCAATCTTATCTGCAGCTCTTAGGTGCAGCAGGCGCAAAGAAGTATCTAACGAAACATGTTCAATTAGCAAAAGCTGCTTTGGCAGATTTGACAGATGAAACAGGGATTGATGTTAGTTTATTGATGTCAAGTTTGGCATATTTTGATGATATGGTGGAAAAATAG
- a CDS encoding exodeoxyribonuclease VII small subunit — MSNKSFEENLAELEQIVSRLEKGEVPLEEAMTEFERGTKLSKELAATLQKAEKNLTKIVNDDGTVADFKAED, encoded by the coding sequence ATGAGCAATAAAAGTTTTGAAGAGAATTTAGCTGAGTTAGAACAAATTGTAAGTCGTCTTGAAAAGGGCGAGGTGCCATTAGAAGAAGCGATGACTGAGTTTGAGCGGGGAACAAAGCTTTCAAAAGAACTTGCGGCAACACTGCAAAAAGCTGAAAAGAACCTTACCAAAATTGTTAATGATGACGGAACAGTTGCTGATTTTAAAGCTGAGGACTAG
- a CDS encoding arginine repressor, with protein sequence MARNKTERQADIKQIINEVQVQTQEELVELLNARGWDVTQATVSRDIASMQLVKVPLDAGGFAYGLMNGADYLSQIGAIMVEKSTTLRVQANMVMIRVVPGTGPAIKTAIEEVNFPEVFGIIGDDAGVLIITTEKTTGAEFAKKLRQLK encoded by the coding sequence ATGGCAAGAAATAAAACTGAACGACAAGCGGATATTAAGCAAATTATCAATGAAGTTCAAGTACAAACGCAAGAGGAACTCGTTGAATTACTCAATGCCCGTGGTTGGGATGTCACACAAGCGACCGTTTCAAGAGATATTGCAAGTATGCAATTAGTCAAGGTACCATTGGACGCTGGTGGTTTTGCTTATGGTCTCATGAATGGCGCTGACTATCTATCGCAAATTGGAGCGATTATGGTTGAAAAAAGTACAACCTTGCGCGTTCAAGCTAATATGGTCATGATTCGAGTCGTACCAGGAACTGGGCCGGCGATAAAGACAGCCATTGAAGAAGTCAATTTTCCTGAAGTCTTTGGTATCATTGGTGATGACGCTGGGGTGCTAATCATTACAACCGAGAAAACAACTGGGGCTGAATTTGCAAAAAAATTACGTCAATTAAAATAA
- the recN gene encoding DNA repair protein RecN, with the protein MLQELSIRDFAIISQLELSFEQGMTVLTGETGAGKSIIIDAVSLLVGGRSSSDFIREGAKKAVLQGVFAFDSSPELEQTLLCYGIELTDMQLVISREIHLNGRNVIRINGTLITATILREIGQHLVDIQGQNEHQELMRVERHGELLDQYAAKVILPLRAKYGAAYQEYQQLQKTLNKRQANEQAFAQRLDMLTYQVNELQDAQLISGEEETLTAEFQELSNFQDVLEALSTAHEALAGEWDGNGLDVVSKAMSALETIEELSGRYQTLAQNVRDAYFELQEASSDILSVRDSMTFDAERLQEVTDRLNLIRTLENKYGATIEDVLAYQNKIENELTAMGGDTVDLETLSTQVALLKTKAQTLADELTKKRQAAADELAIVIHEQLRDLYMEKAVFSVKFQLQPALVSSGQESIEFYIQTNPGETAKPLAKIASGGELSRMMLALKTIFARNQGITSIIFDEVDTGVSGRVAQAMANKIATIAEQSQVLTITHLPQVAAVANQHWLIEKHVTDGRTMTTVVPLNNEQRVEELARMLSGDNLTQAARQNARDLLSAQKHEM; encoded by the coding sequence ATGCTACAAGAACTATCGATTAGAGATTTTGCGATTATATCACAATTGGAGTTGAGCTTTGAGCAAGGAATGACGGTCTTAACTGGTGAAACCGGCGCAGGTAAATCGATTATTATTGACGCGGTGAGTTTGTTAGTTGGGGGACGTAGTTCTTCAGATTTTATTCGAGAAGGTGCGAAAAAAGCTGTTTTACAAGGTGTTTTCGCATTTGATTCATCACCAGAATTAGAGCAAACGTTGTTATGTTATGGGATCGAATTAACTGATATGCAATTGGTTATCAGTCGTGAAATTCATTTAAATGGGCGAAATGTCATTCGAATTAACGGTACATTGATTACAGCAACCATTCTACGTGAGATTGGTCAGCATTTAGTGGATATTCAAGGGCAAAATGAGCATCAGGAGTTAATGCGTGTTGAACGTCATGGGGAACTACTTGATCAATACGCAGCCAAGGTCATTTTGCCTTTAAGAGCTAAGTATGGTGCGGCATATCAAGAATATCAGCAATTGCAAAAAACACTCAATAAACGTCAAGCTAATGAACAGGCTTTCGCCCAACGATTAGATATGTTGACGTACCAAGTTAATGAATTACAAGATGCGCAACTTATTAGTGGGGAAGAAGAAACTTTAACGGCAGAATTTCAAGAGCTTTCGAATTTTCAAGATGTTTTAGAAGCGCTTTCGACAGCCCATGAAGCTTTAGCTGGTGAGTGGGATGGCAATGGCTTGGACGTTGTTTCAAAAGCGATGTCTGCTTTAGAAACCATTGAGGAACTTAGTGGCCGGTATCAAACCCTAGCTCAGAATGTTCGAGATGCCTATTTTGAGTTACAAGAAGCCTCTTCGGACATTCTGTCAGTTCGAGACAGCATGACTTTTGATGCTGAACGCCTGCAAGAAGTTACCGATCGATTGAATTTAATTCGAACGCTTGAAAATAAGTATGGTGCAACGATTGAAGATGTGTTAGCTTATCAAAACAAGATTGAAAATGAATTGACAGCAATGGGTGGCGATACCGTGGATCTAGAGACGTTGTCAACACAGGTGGCGTTACTTAAGACAAAAGCGCAGACATTAGCAGATGAATTGACTAAAAAGCGGCAAGCTGCCGCCGATGAACTGGCAATTGTTATTCATGAACAATTACGTGATCTTTATATGGAGAAAGCTGTTTTCTCGGTGAAGTTTCAATTACAACCAGCGCTGGTAAGTAGTGGTCAAGAAAGTATTGAATTTTATATTCAAACGAATCCTGGTGAAACAGCAAAACCATTGGCTAAAATAGCGTCTGGTGGTGAATTAAGTCGGATGATGTTAGCTTTAAAAACGATTTTTGCTAGAAATCAAGGGATCACATCAATTATATTTGATGAAGTTGATACAGGCGTATCTGGACGGGTTGCACAAGCGATGGCCAATAAAATTGCGACAATTGCTGAACAATCTCAAGTACTGACAATCACACATTTACCTCAAGTTGCAGCAGTAGCAAATCAACATTGGTTAATTGAAAAACATGTGACTGATGGTCGCACAATGACGACCGTTGTACCCTTGAATAATGAGCAGCGCGTTGAAGAATTAGCGCGTATGTTGTCAGGCGACAATCTCACTCAAGCTGCACGTCAGAATGCACGGGATTTACTTTCAGCGCAAAAGCATGAAATGTGA